From Rhodoferax sp. AJA081-3, the proteins below share one genomic window:
- a CDS encoding VOC family protein, which yields MSHPATPTPAHAGKWFEIPAPALDKSQAFYETVLQRKLRHEVMGPNTIAVFPYADGGSSGCLHSGANMLPPGQSGTLVYLDCNPSLDATLARVVEAGGRIVSSKQALPPGMGFIAHIVDVAGNRVGLHALA from the coding sequence ATGTCCCACCCCGCCACACCCACCCCCGCACATGCTGGCAAATGGTTTGAAATCCCTGCGCCTGCGCTGGACAAGTCGCAGGCCTTTTACGAAACGGTGCTGCAGCGCAAACTACGCCACGAGGTTATGGGGCCCAACACGATTGCCGTTTTCCCCTATGCCGACGGCGGCTCCAGCGGCTGCCTGCACAGCGGGGCCAACATGCTGCCACCCGGTCAAAGCGGCACGCTGGTGTACCTGGACTGCAACCCGTCGCTCGACGCCACGTTGGCGCGTGTCGTCGAGGCCGGTGGCCGCATCGTGTCCAGCAAACAAGCCCTGCCGCCAGGCATGGGTTTCATCGCCCACATCGTGGACGTTGCCGGCAATCGCGTCGGGCTGCACGCCCTGGCCTGA